In one window of Longimicrobium sp. DNA:
- a CDS encoding helix-turn-helix transcriptional regulator: MKSNSTSNMLLLSVQSPREIARTLAGRVKVLRLDHGWTQEEFAARAGLALATYRQFERTGHISLERLLKLALILNATEGFEQLFARPSARSLAELERLAERQTRKRGRRRDAKA; encoded by the coding sequence ATGAAATCCAACTCAACGTCCAACATGCTGCTACTTAGCGTTCAGAGCCCGCGGGAGATCGCCCGCACCTTGGCAGGACGGGTGAAGGTGCTTCGGCTGGACCACGGCTGGACTCAAGAGGAATTCGCGGCGCGCGCGGGCCTGGCCCTCGCGACATACCGCCAGTTCGAGCGAACAGGGCATATCTCGCTGGAGCGCCTGCTCAAGCTTGCGTTGATCCTGAACGCAACTGAGGGCTTCGAACAGCTCTTCGCCCGCCCCTCTGCACGGTCGCTGGCCGAGCTAGAAAGGCTGGCAGAGCGGCAGACACGCAAGAGGGGGAGGCGGCGCGATGCGAAAGCTTGA
- a CDS encoding polynucleotide kinase-phosphatase codes for MKIKIPELSLVVLVGPSGAGKSTFARTHFGPFEVLSSDHCRGLVSNDENDQSATNDAFDVLHYVAAKRLRRGNLVVVDATNVQPEARKPLVALAREHHVIPVAIVFNLQEQLCRERNRERTDRAFGPHVIRNQKDQLRRSLRGLGREGFRHVIVLDTPEQVAAAELVREPLWNNRKHEHGPFDIIGDVHGCREELVLLLQELGYAVDLVAGVDGAPAYAVRPPEGRKAVFLGDLVDRGPDTPGVLRLVMGMVEAGTALCVPGNHDVKLVKALRGKNVQLKHGLAESLEQMEREPAEFRGRAAAFLDGLVSHYVLDEGRLVVAHAGMKEAYQGRGSGAVREFALYGETTGETDEFGLPVRFNWAAEYRGAATMVYGHTPVPEPQWLNNTINIDTGCVFGGRLSALRYPEREIVSVPAARVWSEPVRPFLPEERLAPRLSEQHRLDDVLDIEDVTGKRIVATRLRGNVTVREENASAALEVMSRFAANPKWLLYLPPTMSPSETSKEPGLLEHPAEAFGYYRHEGVPRVVVEEKHMGSRAVAVVCRDEDAARRRFGVVDEGVGIVYTRTGRRFFADTALEAELVARLQAAIDAAGIWDELKTDWVCLDAELMPWSAKAQELLRFQYAAVGSAARSAFAEAVPALARAAERGQAVELLAHFREREALAGKYVDAYRRYCWDVASVADLKLAPFHLLASEGAVHTGRDHAWHMETIARICAADPEVLLATAHRVVDVTDPEAQDDAVRWWEEHTERGGEGMVVKPLDFIAKGRRGIVQPAVKCRGREYLRIIYGPEYTEPANLERLRKRGLSHKRSLALREFALGIEGLERFARGEPLRRVHECVFAVLALESEPVDPRL; via the coding sequence ATGAAGATCAAGATTCCCGAGCTGTCGCTGGTGGTGCTGGTCGGTCCTTCGGGGGCGGGCAAGTCCACCTTTGCGCGCACGCACTTCGGCCCGTTCGAGGTGCTGTCGTCGGATCATTGCCGCGGGCTGGTGTCCAACGATGAGAACGACCAGTCGGCGACCAACGACGCCTTCGACGTCCTGCACTACGTCGCGGCCAAGCGGCTGCGGCGGGGGAACCTCGTGGTGGTGGATGCCACCAACGTGCAGCCGGAGGCACGCAAGCCGCTGGTGGCGCTGGCGCGCGAGCACCACGTGATCCCCGTCGCCATCGTCTTCAACCTCCAGGAGCAGCTCTGCCGGGAGCGCAACCGCGAGCGCACCGACCGCGCGTTCGGCCCGCACGTCATCCGCAACCAGAAGGATCAGCTTCGGCGGTCGCTGCGCGGGCTGGGGCGCGAGGGGTTCCGGCACGTCATCGTCCTCGACACGCCCGAGCAGGTCGCGGCCGCGGAGCTCGTGCGCGAGCCGCTGTGGAACAACCGCAAGCACGAGCACGGCCCCTTCGACATCATCGGCGACGTGCACGGCTGCCGCGAGGAGCTGGTGCTGCTCCTCCAGGAGCTGGGCTACGCGGTTGACCTCGTCGCGGGCGTGGACGGTGCGCCCGCGTACGCCGTGCGCCCGCCCGAGGGCCGCAAGGCCGTCTTCCTGGGCGACCTGGTGGACCGCGGGCCGGACACTCCCGGCGTGCTGCGCCTGGTGATGGGGATGGTGGAGGCCGGCACCGCGCTCTGCGTCCCCGGCAACCACGACGTCAAGCTGGTGAAGGCGCTGCGCGGCAAGAACGTGCAGCTCAAGCACGGCCTGGCCGAGTCGCTGGAGCAGATGGAGCGTGAGCCGGCCGAGTTCCGGGGCCGCGCGGCGGCGTTCCTGGACGGGCTGGTGAGCCACTACGTGCTCGACGAGGGGCGGCTGGTGGTGGCGCACGCGGGGATGAAGGAGGCGTACCAGGGGCGCGGCTCCGGTGCCGTGCGCGAGTTCGCGCTCTACGGCGAGACCACGGGCGAGACGGACGAGTTCGGGCTGCCGGTGCGCTTCAACTGGGCGGCTGAGTACCGCGGCGCGGCCACCATGGTCTATGGCCACACGCCGGTGCCCGAGCCGCAGTGGCTGAACAACACCATCAACATCGACACCGGCTGCGTCTTCGGCGGGCGGCTGAGCGCGCTCCGCTACCCCGAGCGCGAGATCGTTTCGGTGCCGGCGGCGCGCGTGTGGTCGGAGCCGGTGCGCCCCTTCCTACCCGAGGAGCGGCTCGCGCCGCGCCTCTCCGAGCAGCACCGGCTGGACGACGTGCTGGACATTGAGGACGTGACGGGGAAGCGCATCGTCGCCACGCGCCTGCGCGGCAACGTCACCGTGCGCGAGGAGAACGCCTCCGCGGCGCTGGAGGTGATGAGCCGCTTCGCCGCCAACCCCAAGTGGCTCCTGTACCTGCCACCCACGATGTCGCCCTCGGAGACGTCGAAGGAGCCCGGCCTGCTGGAGCACCCCGCGGAGGCGTTCGGGTACTACCGCCACGAGGGTGTGCCGCGCGTCGTCGTGGAGGAGAAGCACATGGGCTCGCGCGCCGTCGCCGTGGTCTGCCGCGACGAGGACGCCGCGCGCCGCCGCTTCGGCGTGGTAGACGAGGGCGTGGGGATCGTGTACACGCGCACCGGCCGCCGCTTCTTCGCGGACACCGCGCTGGAGGCCGAGCTCGTGGCGCGGCTGCAGGCTGCCATCGACGCGGCGGGGATCTGGGATGAGCTGAAGACGGACTGGGTGTGCCTGGACGCGGAGCTGATGCCCTGGTCCGCGAAGGCGCAGGAGCTTCTGCGCTTCCAGTACGCGGCCGTCGGCTCGGCGGCGCGCTCCGCCTTCGCCGAGGCCGTCCCCGCGCTCGCCCGGGCGGCGGAGCGCGGGCAGGCGGTGGAGCTGCTGGCGCACTTCCGCGAGCGGGAGGCGCTGGCCGGCAAGTACGTGGACGCGTACCGGCGCTACTGCTGGGACGTCGCCTCGGTCGCGGACCTGAAGCTGGCGCCCTTCCATCTGCTCGCCAGCGAGGGCGCGGTGCACACGGGCCGCGACCACGCCTGGCACATGGAGACCATCGCCCGCATCTGTGCCGCGGATCCGGAGGTGCTGCTCGCGACCGCCCACCGCGTCGTCGACGTCACCGATCCCGAGGCGCAGGACGACGCGGTGCGCTGGTGGGAGGAGCACACGGAGCGCGGCGGCGAGGGGATGGTGGTGAAGCCGCTGGACTTCATCGCCAAGGGGCGCCGCGGCATCGTGCAGCCGGCCGTGAAGTGCCGCGGCCGAGAGTACCTGCGCATCATCTACGGCCCCGAGTACACGGAGCCGGCGAACCTGGAGCGCCTGCGCAAGCGCGGCCTCTCGCACAAGCGCTCGCTCGCCCTCCGCGAGTTCGCGCTGGGTATCGAGGGCCTGGAGCGCTTCGCCCGCGGCGAACCCCTGCGCCGCGTGCACGAATGCGTTTTCGCCGTGCTGGCGCTGGAGAGCGAGCCGGTGGACCCGCGGCTGTAG
- a CDS encoding HEAT repeat domain-containing protein yields MESGPLNRLRAAWARLFETRPPRRHVLEDSTVSRQRRLLDYFEARRDPRDLPDLLPLVLSPDAGVMAEAAAAIDEYLGQRTPKELLAIAEEVRRSTWWATASGDSSRSAAVNDVPRLRDCGEHGVAVLGLASFHPSGYVREAAVRELATFQGGGELPYLLIRLNDWVEPVRDAAYEAVQARLVPTCAPHFVRSLWLAERLERCGRADHEALVGRVHELLTGPAGRPALRAALSTSDRWFRRRCYRLLLDTPAEDGLEIIRTAVRDEDAMIRLRAIRAAGVVLDTNDLREILEQVSHDPFVPVRREVLGMWVRHFPEAAESVLRDALLDASPALRQTARDDLKERGAGEFRDFYLSALEVARGSRLRPALFGLAETGSEADAARLEEFLSHTAPGVRRAAVTALSRLDPEAYISAFVRALEDDSPGVSRAGRLALVPRAARVGAEKLWSLVAGGLEAHVRRNALLLLAATGKWNSIGWMIRACRLADERLAGIARQQVAQWIARFNRVQVQPTRDQLEHMARALDEGAALDTERERMLRFLMKGYA; encoded by the coding sequence ATGGAATCAGGACCTCTGAACCGGCTGCGTGCGGCGTGGGCGCGCCTTTTCGAAACGAGGCCGCCCCGCCGCCACGTGCTGGAGGATTCAACGGTGAGCCGCCAGCGCCGCCTGCTGGACTACTTCGAGGCGCGCCGCGACCCGCGCGATCTCCCCGACCTCCTTCCGCTGGTCCTCTCACCGGACGCGGGAGTGATGGCGGAGGCCGCGGCGGCTATCGACGAGTACCTGGGCCAGCGGACGCCCAAGGAGCTGCTGGCGATCGCCGAAGAGGTTCGGCGAAGCACCTGGTGGGCAACCGCGTCGGGAGACTCGTCCCGATCCGCTGCCGTGAACGACGTACCCCGCCTCCGTGACTGCGGCGAACACGGGGTCGCCGTTCTGGGACTGGCGAGCTTCCATCCCAGCGGGTACGTGCGTGAGGCGGCGGTCCGGGAGCTGGCCACCTTCCAGGGAGGCGGGGAGCTGCCTTACCTCCTGATCCGGCTCAACGACTGGGTCGAGCCCGTCCGGGATGCGGCCTACGAGGCGGTCCAGGCGCGGCTCGTCCCCACCTGCGCCCCGCACTTCGTCCGCAGCCTCTGGCTCGCGGAGCGGCTAGAGCGCTGCGGACGCGCGGACCACGAGGCGCTGGTCGGGCGGGTGCACGAGCTCCTCACCGGCCCAGCGGGGCGACCGGCCCTGCGCGCGGCCCTGTCCACGAGCGATCGGTGGTTCCGGCGGAGGTGCTATCGGCTGCTCCTGGATACGCCGGCGGAGGACGGGCTGGAGATCATCCGCACGGCCGTCCGCGACGAGGACGCGATGATCCGGCTGCGGGCGATTCGAGCCGCAGGGGTGGTGCTCGATACAAACGATCTACGCGAGATTCTCGAGCAGGTGAGCCACGATCCGTTCGTGCCCGTCCGCCGCGAGGTGCTTGGGATGTGGGTGCGGCACTTTCCGGAGGCGGCGGAGTCCGTGCTGCGCGATGCACTGCTCGACGCCAGCCCCGCGCTGCGCCAGACGGCACGCGACGATCTCAAAGAACGAGGGGCCGGCGAGTTCCGGGATTTCTACCTGTCCGCGCTGGAGGTTGCACGCGGCAGCCGGCTGCGGCCCGCCCTCTTCGGCCTCGCGGAAACCGGGAGCGAGGCCGACGCGGCGCGACTCGAAGAGTTTCTATCGCACACCGCTCCGGGCGTTCGCAGGGCGGCGGTGACGGCGCTGTCCCGCCTCGATCCGGAGGCGTACATCTCGGCCTTCGTGCGGGCGCTGGAGGATGACAGCCCGGGCGTCTCCAGGGCGGGGAGGCTGGCGCTGGTGCCCCGCGCGGCGCGTGTTGGAGCGGAGAAGCTCTGGAGCCTCGTGGCCGGCGGCTTGGAAGCGCACGTGCGGCGGAACGCCCTCCTCCTGCTGGCCGCCACCGGAAAATGGAACAGCATCGGCTGGATGATCCGCGCTTGCCGGCTCGCGGATGAACGGCTCGCCGGGATCGCGCGGCAGCAGGTGGCGCAGTGGATCGCGCGTTTCAACCGCGTGCAGGTGCAGCCCACCAGGGACCAGTTGGAACACATGGCCCGCGCGCTCGATGAAGGCGCGGCACTGGACACGGAGCGCGAGCGTATGCTGCGCTTCCTGATGAAAGGCTACGCATGA
- a CDS encoding VWA-like domain-containing protein yields the protein MARKRAGDAVRDVAAENFHAAVGVLHAHPMFAPLLTHAGLNRYAGNLCPDDGWAVVTEAGGIHPHAARRAEPEQWVYVIAHSLLHLGFGHFDGAPERWREWNAACDCFVAAFLGDLKLGRAPGGPLPELPRRSEERLYAQFCRDGIPPHLASLGTAGPHSDMLRSDPRTPRFGRPVDWRACFGRGLSMAVTSAVNVAAGREAHLGADTSLVTEARRARDWFIASYPLLGALAAAFDIVEDPLVCGRLGISIAAVDAESREIFINPAAGLDEHECRFVMAHELLHVGLRHQARREGRDPFLWNVACDYVINGWLVEMRIGDLPQVGALHDPELKGESAEAIYDRIATDARRFRKLVTLRGVGMGDILERGAGHVRPGDGVDLDEFYRRCLGQGLVYHEQQGRGLLPAGLVEEIRALSQPPIPWDVRLAQWFDDHFAPLETVRSYARPSRRQSSTPDIPRPRWVPAPGAEDGRTFGVVLDTSGSMDRDILAKALGTIASYSIARDVPAVRVVFCDAATYDQGYMPPDAIADRVQVKGRGGTVLQPAIDLLDRADDFPRDGPLLVITDGQCDRLRIHREHAFLLPECRRLPFVPRGEVFRIG from the coding sequence GTGGCGCGTAAGCGAGCCGGCGACGCGGTGCGCGACGTCGCCGCGGAGAACTTCCACGCGGCGGTCGGCGTCCTGCACGCGCACCCGATGTTCGCGCCGCTCCTGACGCACGCCGGCCTCAACCGCTACGCGGGCAACCTGTGCCCGGACGACGGCTGGGCCGTGGTGACGGAGGCGGGCGGCATCCACCCCCACGCCGCGCGCCGCGCCGAGCCCGAGCAGTGGGTTTACGTCATCGCGCACTCGCTGCTCCACCTGGGCTTCGGCCACTTCGACGGCGCGCCGGAGCGGTGGCGCGAGTGGAACGCGGCGTGTGACTGCTTCGTGGCGGCCTTTCTGGGGGACCTCAAGCTCGGCCGGGCGCCGGGCGGGCCGCTCCCGGAGCTTCCCCGGCGCAGCGAGGAGCGCCTGTACGCCCAGTTCTGCCGCGACGGGATACCTCCGCATCTGGCATCGCTCGGCACGGCGGGGCCGCACTCGGACATGCTGCGCTCCGACCCGCGCACGCCGCGCTTCGGCCGGCCGGTGGACTGGCGCGCCTGCTTCGGGCGCGGGCTGTCGATGGCGGTGACCAGCGCCGTCAACGTGGCCGCGGGGCGGGAGGCGCACCTGGGCGCCGACACGAGCCTGGTGACGGAGGCGCGCAGGGCGCGGGACTGGTTCATCGCCAGCTATCCGCTGCTGGGCGCGCTCGCGGCGGCGTTCGACATCGTGGAGGACCCGCTGGTCTGCGGGCGGCTGGGGATCTCCATCGCGGCGGTGGACGCGGAGAGCCGCGAGATCTTCATCAACCCCGCCGCCGGGCTGGACGAGCACGAGTGCCGCTTCGTGATGGCGCACGAGCTCCTGCACGTGGGCCTGCGCCACCAGGCCCGCCGCGAGGGGCGCGACCCTTTCCTCTGGAACGTGGCGTGTGACTACGTGATCAACGGCTGGCTCGTGGAGATGCGCATCGGCGACCTGCCGCAGGTGGGCGCGCTCCACGACCCGGAGCTGAAGGGCGAGTCCGCCGAGGCGATCTACGACCGGATCGCCACCGACGCGCGGCGCTTCCGCAAGCTGGTCACGCTGCGCGGCGTGGGTATGGGCGACATCCTGGAGCGCGGCGCCGGCCACGTGCGGCCGGGCGACGGCGTGGACCTGGACGAGTTCTACCGGCGGTGCCTGGGGCAGGGCCTCGTCTACCACGAGCAGCAGGGGCGCGGCCTGCTGCCGGCCGGGCTGGTGGAGGAGATCCGCGCGCTCAGCCAGCCGCCGATCCCCTGGGACGTGCGGCTGGCGCAGTGGTTCGACGACCACTTCGCGCCGCTGGAGACGGTCCGCAGCTACGCGCGCCCCAGCCGCCGCCAGTCCAGCACGCCGGACATCCCGCGCCCCCGCTGGGTCCCGGCGCCGGGCGCGGAGGACGGCCGCACCTTTGGCGTGGTGCTCGACACCTCTGGCTCCATGGACCGCGACATCCTGGCGAAGGCCCTCGGTACCATCGCCAGCTACAGCATCGCGCGCGACGTGCCGGCGGTGCGCGTGGTGTTCTGCGACGCGGCCACGTACGACCAGGGCTACATGCCCCCCGACGCCATCGCGGACCGCGTGCAGGTGAAGGGCCGCGGCGGCACGGTCCTGCAGCCCGCAATCGACCTGCTGGACCGCGCGGACGACTTCCCCAGGGACGGACCGCTGCTGGTCATCACCGACGGCCAGTGCGACCGGCTGCGGATCCATCGCGAGCACGCGTTCCTGCTCCCCGAATGCCGGCGCCTCCCCTTCGTCCCCCGCGGCGAGGTGTTCCGCATCGGTTGA
- a CDS encoding MoxR family ATPase, whose translation MNPVTTVTQKQLSEFLLNVAVVRPVFIWGPPGTGKSSLVEQFAAQVGLPCVSLLGSQLAPEDLIGVPRIEDGVSRFCPPATIARKEPYCLFLDELNACSHEVQKSFYSLIHERRVGEYHLPEGSVVVGAGNRAQDSAIVKPMSSALLNRMVHVHLKVSHRDWLEWAASHGIHPWVVEYVQNRPDHLWSQPPKHEETFSTPRSWHMLSDALHEYGDRITDEWLEVLAFGCLSPGHAGQFRAFIKQIRSRYRLGAIIKGETGWPHAPEDRDVLYFLAHSFRAQLAKELPADSAGVTGAQRELAHRAKALIKDLAAINFEMAQLVVSEQGEGEALPGWLMVEIVRDLPRLVERSGGA comes from the coding sequence ATGAACCCCGTGACCACGGTCACCCAGAAGCAGCTCTCGGAGTTCCTGCTCAACGTGGCGGTCGTGCGCCCGGTCTTCATCTGGGGGCCGCCGGGCACGGGCAAGTCGTCGCTGGTGGAGCAGTTCGCCGCGCAGGTGGGGCTCCCGTGCGTATCGCTGCTGGGAAGCCAGCTCGCCCCCGAAGACCTGATCGGCGTCCCGCGGATCGAGGACGGGGTGAGCCGCTTCTGCCCTCCCGCCACGATCGCGCGCAAGGAGCCGTACTGCCTCTTCCTGGACGAGCTGAACGCCTGCAGCCACGAGGTGCAGAAGTCGTTCTACTCGTTGATCCACGAGCGGCGCGTGGGGGAATACCATCTGCCCGAAGGGTCGGTGGTGGTCGGCGCGGGAAACCGGGCGCAGGACAGCGCCATCGTGAAGCCGATGTCGTCCGCCCTCCTCAACCGGATGGTGCACGTGCACCTCAAGGTGTCGCACCGCGACTGGCTGGAGTGGGCCGCGAGCCACGGCATCCACCCCTGGGTGGTCGAGTACGTCCAGAACCGGCCGGACCACCTGTGGAGCCAGCCGCCCAAGCACGAGGAAACCTTCTCCACGCCCCGGTCGTGGCACATGCTGAGCGACGCGTTGCACGAGTACGGCGACCGCATCACGGACGAGTGGCTGGAGGTGCTCGCATTCGGCTGCCTGTCGCCGGGGCACGCGGGGCAGTTCAGGGCGTTCATCAAGCAGATCCGCAGCCGCTACCGGCTGGGCGCGATCATCAAGGGCGAGACGGGGTGGCCGCACGCGCCCGAGGACCGCGACGTCCTGTACTTCCTGGCGCACTCGTTCCGCGCCCAGCTCGCCAAGGAGCTGCCCGCGGACTCCGCCGGCGTCACCGGGGCGCAGCGGGAGCTGGCCCACCGCGCCAAGGCGCTGATCAAGGACCTCGCGGCCATCAACTTCGAGATGGCGCAGCTCGTCGTTTCGGAGCAGGGAGAGGGAGAGGCGCTGCCCGGGTGGCTGATGGTCGAGATCGTACGCGACCTCCCCCGCCTGGTGGAGCGCTCCGGTGGCGCGTAA